The DNA segment CTAGGAGCCTGTCGGACTGAGGATTAATCTACTGCGCTGATGGGAGCTCGGCTCAAATGCCCCCGATTTTTCGTTGCGTAGGCCCACTATGCGCCTCAAAATCGTGAACATTCGATCTCGCTCTCCCATCATGCTCGCTACGATCACCTAAGTCCGACAGGCTCCTAGCGGATTCGAATGCCGTGGATGCAATTGCGGGAAAAGTCGATTAGGCTGCGCAACCGCAATCACAATCTGTCGGTGGATATTTTATAGGAGTCTTTGAAGGAGTCCGCGAATGGTCAGTCTCGAAACCCCAGTCTGCGAGTTCGGCAAGCACGCCGTTGATTTCGATCTCCCGGGCGTTGACGGGGACCGCTGGGCCCTGTCACGCTGCCAGGGAAAACGTGGCCTGCTGGTCATGTTCATCTGCAATCACTGCCCGTATGTCAAGGCCGTGCGCGACCGCATCGTCAGGGATACAAGGGAGCTGATGGAATATGGCATCAATAGCGTCGCTATCATGTCGAACGATCCGGCCGACTATCCGGAGGACTCCTTTGACAATATGAAGCGGGTAGCCGAGGAGTTCGATTTTCCCTTTCCGTATCTCCTGGACGAAACGCAGGACGTCGCCAGGGCCTACGGTGCCGTCTGTACGCCGGATTTTTTCGGTTACAACGGGGACCTAGAACTGCAGTATCGGGGCAGGCTGGATGCCAGCCGCAAAGAGACGGCCCCGCAGGATGTGCGCCGGGATCTCTTCGAAGCCATGAGGCAAGTGGCGGTAACCGGTCACGGGCCGAAGGAGCAAATTCCAAGCATGGGCTGTTCCATCAAGTGGCGAGACGAATCGTAGCGGTTGCGGGTTTTGGTCAGGGCCACTGCGTGATCGGCTCTCTGTTGGTAACGTGCTTCGTCGAGAATCGAAAGGTTGTTTATAACTGATTGAAGATAAAGGGGAAAAACAAGCTGGTCAGAAGGGCTGGAAGTCGGGTTGGGACCCTTGTATAAAAAATTTATAACTACCTATTAATACACCGATGTTGCCGCCATCGTTCACTTTGGTGAAAATCCCCGCTTTTGCACGATCCCGGCCGCGAACGGTGTCGTGTGCGGTCGCGCTACCGAATTCTAACGAGAGCGACCCGGCGAACACCCGATTTCCGTTAATCGACTAGGTCCTGGAGCCGCCCCGGCCCCGCGAAACGGTTCCAGACCCTTCCGGGAACTGACGCAAGGCAGGGGTCGCGAATTCGCAAGAATTAAACCTAAGGAGTCACTCAGATGCCGTCAAGAAGAGAGTTGGCCAACGCCATCCGTGCGTTGAGTATGGACGCCGTGCAAAAGGCGAATTCCGGACACCCGGGAATGCCGATGGGAATGGCCGACATCGCGGAGGTGCTCTGGAACGACTATCTTCGGCACAACCCCACCAATCCGAAGTGGGCCGACCGGGATCGTTTCGTGATCTCGAACGGCCACGGCTCGATGCTGGTGTATTCCCTGTTGCATCTGACCGGGTACGACCTGCCAATGGATGAGCTGAAGTCGTTCAGACAGCTTCATTCGAAGACGCCAGGTCATCCGGAATACGGTTATGCCCCCGGTGTCGAGACCACGACCGGACCACTAGGGCAGGGTATCACCAATGCGGTTGGCATGGCGATTGCCGAGAAGACCCTGGCGGCACAGTTCAACCGCCCCGGCAAGGAGATCGTCAACCACTACACCTACGTTTTTCTCGGCGATGGCTGTCTGATGGAGGGGATCTCCCACGAGGCCTGCTCTCTGGCGGGGACCCTGGGGCTCGGGAAACTGATCGGCTTCTACGACGACAACGGCATCTCGATCGATGGCGAGGTCGAGGGATGGTTCACCGACGATACACCGGGGCGTTTCAAGGCCTACGGGTGGCACGTGATCCCCGACGTGGATGGGCACGACTCCGACGCCATCAAGGCCGCCGTGGAACAAGCGCGTGCTGAGACGGGGCGCCCGACCATGATCTGCTGCAAGACCATCATCGGCTGGGGATCTCCGAACAAGCAGGGTAAGGAGGAGTGCCACGGCGCCGCCCTCGGTGAGGACGAGGTGGCTCTGGTTCGCGAGACCATCGGCTGGGAGCATGACCCATTCGTGATCCCCGAGGACATCCGTGCCGGCTGGGACGCTCGCGGCAAGGGCAAAGACACCGAGGGTGAGTGGAACAGCCTGTTCGATGCCTACCGGTCCGAGTATCCCGACCTGGCCGCGGAGTTCGAGCGGCGCATCGCCGGTGACCTTCCCGCGGACTGGTCGGACAAGGCCGAAGCCTTCATCGCTTCGGTGGTCGAGAAAGCGGCCTCCATCCCGAGCCGAAAGGCCTCCCAGCAATCCATAGAGGGGTATGCCGCCCATCTGCCGGAGCTGCTGGGCGGTTCGGCCGACCTGGCGGGTTCGAACCTCACCATGTGGTCGGGATCGAAGCCTCTGAGCCGCGACGACAGCTCCGGAAATTACATCTATTACGGCGTGCGGGAATTCGGCATGTCCGCCATCGTGAACGGCATCGCGCTGCATGGCGGATTCATCCCCTACGGCGGCACCTTCCTGATGTTTTCGGAGTACGCGCGCAACGCCCTGCGCATGGCGGCGCTGATGAAGATCCGTTCCCTGTTCGTCTATACCCACGACTCCATCGGCCTGGGTGAGGACGGCCCGACGCACCAGCCGGTCGAGCAGATCGCCACCCTGCGTCTGATCCCCCGAATGACCGTTTGGCGCCCCTGCGATGCGGTGGAGACGGCGATCGCTTGGAAGATGGCGCTCGAAAACAGCGCCGGGCCGAGCTGTCTGATCTTCTCTCGCCAGAAACTGGTCCACGAGGAGCGCACGCCGGACCAACTGGCCAACGTCAGTCGGGGTGGCTACATCCTCCGCGACACGGACGGCAAGCCGGACTGCGTCGTTATCGCCACCGGTTCCGAAGTAGGCATCGCCCGCGAAGCGGCGGAGCAGTTGGCCTCCGAGGGCAAGCAGGTCCGTGTCGTCTCGATGCCCTCAACCAAGGTGTTCGATGCCCAGGACGAAGGCTATCGCGAGTCCGTGTTGCCGTCTGACGTCACCGCGCGTGTGGCGGTCGAGGCAGGGGTGACCGATTTCTGGCTGAAGTATGTCGGTCTCGGCGGCAAGGTCGTCGGTATCGACACCTTCGGGGAATCCGCTCCGGGCGGCACCCTGATGAAGGAGTTCGGTTTCACCGTCGACAACGTCGTCAAAGCGGTCAACGCAACGCTTTCCAGATAACCCGAATGCCGGGAGGTCAGGCTGACGGGTTTCCCGGGTCGCCAATTTCGCACACTACCCATTTTCAATAACACTGAGGAGTTACCATCATGACGATCAAAGTAGGCATCAACGGTTTCGGCCGAATCGGACGTATGGCGTTCCGCGCCATCGCCAAGGACTTCGCCGATATCGAAGTGGTCGGCATCAACGACCTGCTGGACGCCGACTATCTGGCGTACATGCTCAAATACGACTCGGTTCATGGCCGTTTCGGCGGAGAGATTGCCGTCGACGGCAACAACCTGATTGTCAACGGCAAGTCCATTCGCCTGACCGCCGAGCGCGATCCCGCCAACCTGAAGTGGAACGAGATCGGCGCCGAGCTCGTCATCGAGAGCACCGGGTTCTTCCTGACCGAGGAGACCTGTCAGAAACACATCGATGCCGGGGCCAAGAAGGTCGTCCAGAGCGCTCCCTCCAAGGACGGCACGCCGATGTTCGTCTACGGCGTTAACCACGAGACCTACGCCGGGGAGGCCATCGTCTCCGCAGCCTCCTGCACTACCAACTGCCTGGCGCCGATCGCCAAGGTCCTGCACGACAACTGGGGCATCAAGCGCGGCCTGATGACGACCGTGCACGCGGCGACCGCCACGCAGAAGACCGTCGACGGACCGTCGATGAAGGACTGGCGCGGCGGCCGCGGGATCCTGGAGAACATCATTCCTTCGTCTACCGGTGCCGCCAAGGCAGTCGGTGTCGTACTGCCCGAACTGAATGGCAAGCTGACCGGCATGGCCTTCCGCGTGCCCACCTCGGACGTGTCCGTCGTCGATCTGACCGCGGAACTCAACCGTGAGGCCTCCTACGACGATATCTGCGCGGCCATGAAGGAGGCATCCGAGTCCGGTCCGATGAGCGAGACGCTTGCCTACACCGATGAAAAGGTCGTCTCCACGGACTTTCGCGGTGTCGGCCAGTCATCCATCTTCGATGCCGGGGCAGGCATTGCGCTGGACAGCACCTTCGTCAAGCTGGTGTCCTGGTACGACAACGAGTATGGCTACACCGCCAACATGATGCGTTTCGTGCGCCACGTTGCCACCAGCTGAGTGGGATGAACCCTAGGATGCGGGGTGGGCGTCACGCCCACCCCGCTGTCCCGAAAGCCGTTTGTTAAGCCGCCGCGGCCGCTTAGCAAACCGTTTTTAGAATCCAGTTCCGAGGAGTTTCCTATGTCCGTCATCAAAATGACCGATCTTGATCTGGCCGGCAAGCGCGTGCTGATTCGCCAGGACCTCAACGTTCCAATCAAGGACGGTAAGGTCGCCGGCGACAAGCGTATCCGCGCGAGCATGCCGACGATGGAGCTGGCGATGAAGGCCGGCGCGGGCGTCATGCTGATGTCGCACCTCGGCAGGCCCGCCGAGGGCGAGTATGCCGAGGAATTCTCGCTGCAGCCGGTTGCGGATTACCTCTCCGAGGCCCTCGGCAAGGAAGTGCGGGTCGTCAGGGATTATCTCGACAGCCCCCCGGAACCGGGTGAGGGCGAACTGGTCCTGCTCGAGAACGTCCGCTTCAATCCCGGTGAGAAGAAGAACGACGAGGACCTTTCGAAACGGTACGCTGCGCTTTGCGATGTCTTCGTCATGGACGCCTTCGGCACGGCGCACCGCGCACAGGCCTCTACGCACGGGGTTGCGAAGTTCGCGCCGGCGGCCTGCGCCGGACCCCTGCTGGCCGGCGAACTGGAAGCGCTGGGGAAAGCGCTCGACAATCCGGCCCGGCCGATGGCCGCGATCGTCGGGGGTTCCAAGGTATCGACCAAACTGACGGTCCTGGATTCGCTGTCCGGTGTCGTCGATCAGCTGATTCCCGGTGGCGGTATCGCCAATACCTTCATCGCTGCGGCAGGCTTCCCCGTCGGTAAGTCCCTCTACGAGGAGGACCTCGTGCCCGAGGCCAAGCGACTGATGGAGGCGGCGCGTGCCAAGGGAAACGACATTCCGGTTCCCTCGGACGTGGTCGTCGGCAAGGCCATTGCCGAGGATGCCGAGGCGGTCGTGAAGAAGGTGGATGAGGTGGCGGACGATGACATGATCCTCGATATCGGCCCCGAAACCGCGTCACGTTATGCCGGGATGATGAAGTCGGCCGGTACCATCGTCTGGAACGGTCCCGTGGGGGTGTTCGAGTTCGATCAGTTCGGCGCCGGTACGAAGACCCTCGGGGAGGCCATCGCGGCATCCGAGGCATTCTCAATCGCGGGGGGCGGGGATACGCTGGCCGCGGTCGACAAGTACGGTATCGCCGATCGCGTGTCCTACATCTCGACCGGAGGGGGTGCGTTTCTCGAATTTCTAGAAGGAAAGAAGCTGCCCGCGGTCGCCATGCTGGAAGAACGCGCCAGAGGTTGATGCCCCTTTCCTGACAGGCCGCCTGACCCGTGAACACGCCCCTAGCGCGCCGCACCAAGATCATCGCTACGCTCGGCCCGGCGACGGACCGTGACGGCGTGCTGGAGAGCATGATCCGCGAGGGTTTGAACGTCGTCCGGATCAATTTCTCGCACGGAGAATCGGCGGACCACGTACGACGCGCAGAGCGCGTTCGCGAGATCTCCGCGGCGAGTCAGTGCCATATCGGTATCCTGGGCGATCTGCAGGGACCCAAGATTCGCATCGACCGGTTCGTCGAGAACCAGGTCACACTGAGGGTAGGTGATCCGTTTGTCCTGGATTCCCGCCTGGAAGGCAACGAGGGGAACGCGGACCGCGTCGGTATTACCTACAAGGCGCTTCCCGACGATGTACGGCCCGGCGACACCCTGCTGCTCGATGACGGGCGCTTAGTCCTTGACGTCGATCAGGTTGCCAGGCACGAGATATTCACCCGGGTCAGGGTGGGTGGCGTACTGGGCAACAGCAAAGGGATCAATCGACTGGGCGGGGGGCTTTCGGCACCTTCCCTGACCGACAAGGACAGGAAAGATATCGAACTGGCGTCCCAAATGGGTGTCGACTACCTGGCCGTGTCGTTTCCGCGCTCTGCGGACGACATTCGCGAGGCGCGCCTGTTGCTGAGAGGAGCCGGCGGGGAAGGCGGCATCATCGCCAAGATCGAACGACCCGAGGCGCTAGAGTGTATCGACGAGATCATCGAGGCCTCGGACGGTATCATGATCGCCAGGGGGGACCTGGGGGTGGAGATCGGCGACGCGGAATTGCCGGCGGTTCAAAAACGTCTGATAACCAAGGCGCGGAACATG comes from the Gammaproteobacteria bacterium genome and includes:
- the tkt gene encoding transketolase; this translates as MPSRRELANAIRALSMDAVQKANSGHPGMPMGMADIAEVLWNDYLRHNPTNPKWADRDRFVISNGHGSMLVYSLLHLTGYDLPMDELKSFRQLHSKTPGHPEYGYAPGVETTTGPLGQGITNAVGMAIAEKTLAAQFNRPGKEIVNHYTYVFLGDGCLMEGISHEACSLAGTLGLGKLIGFYDDNGISIDGEVEGWFTDDTPGRFKAYGWHVIPDVDGHDSDAIKAAVEQARAETGRPTMICCKTIIGWGSPNKQGKEECHGAALGEDEVALVRETIGWEHDPFVIPEDIRAGWDARGKGKDTEGEWNSLFDAYRSEYPDLAAEFERRIAGDLPADWSDKAEAFIASVVEKAASIPSRKASQQSIEGYAAHLPELLGGSADLAGSNLTMWSGSKPLSRDDSSGNYIYYGVREFGMSAIVNGIALHGGFIPYGGTFLMFSEYARNALRMAALMKIRSLFVYTHDSIGLGEDGPTHQPVEQIATLRLIPRMTVWRPCDAVETAIAWKMALENSAGPSCLIFSRQKLVHEERTPDQLANVSRGGYILRDTDGKPDCVVIATGSEVGIAREAAEQLASEGKQVRVVSMPSTKVFDAQDEGYRESVLPSDVTARVAVEAGVTDFWLKYVGLGGKVVGIDTFGESAPGGTLMKEFGFTVDNVVKAVNATLSR
- the gap gene encoding type I glyceraldehyde-3-phosphate dehydrogenase, which produces MTIKVGINGFGRIGRMAFRAIAKDFADIEVVGINDLLDADYLAYMLKYDSVHGRFGGEIAVDGNNLIVNGKSIRLTAERDPANLKWNEIGAELVIESTGFFLTEETCQKHIDAGAKKVVQSAPSKDGTPMFVYGVNHETYAGEAIVSAASCTTNCLAPIAKVLHDNWGIKRGLMTTVHAATATQKTVDGPSMKDWRGGRGILENIIPSSTGAAKAVGVVLPELNGKLTGMAFRVPTSDVSVVDLTAELNREASYDDICAAMKEASESGPMSETLAYTDEKVVSTDFRGVGQSSIFDAGAGIALDSTFVKLVSWYDNEYGYTANMMRFVRHVATS
- a CDS encoding thioredoxin family protein: MVSLETPVCEFGKHAVDFDLPGVDGDRWALSRCQGKRGLLVMFICNHCPYVKAVRDRIVRDTRELMEYGINSVAIMSNDPADYPEDSFDNMKRVAEEFDFPFPYLLDETQDVARAYGAVCTPDFFGYNGDLELQYRGRLDASRKETAPQDVRRDLFEAMRQVAVTGHGPKEQIPSMGCSIKWRDES
- a CDS encoding phosphoglycerate kinase, yielding MSVIKMTDLDLAGKRVLIRQDLNVPIKDGKVAGDKRIRASMPTMELAMKAGAGVMLMSHLGRPAEGEYAEEFSLQPVADYLSEALGKEVRVVRDYLDSPPEPGEGELVLLENVRFNPGEKKNDEDLSKRYAALCDVFVMDAFGTAHRAQASTHGVAKFAPAACAGPLLAGELEALGKALDNPARPMAAIVGGSKVSTKLTVLDSLSGVVDQLIPGGGIANTFIAAAGFPVGKSLYEEDLVPEAKRLMEAARAKGNDIPVPSDVVVGKAIAEDAEAVVKKVDEVADDDMILDIGPETASRYAGMMKSAGTIVWNGPVGVFEFDQFGAGTKTLGEAIAASEAFSIAGGGDTLAAVDKYGIADRVSYISTGGGAFLEFLEGKKLPAVAMLEERARG
- the pyk gene encoding pyruvate kinase, with the protein product MNTPLARRTKIIATLGPATDRDGVLESMIREGLNVVRINFSHGESADHVRRAERVREISAASQCHIGILGDLQGPKIRIDRFVENQVTLRVGDPFVLDSRLEGNEGNADRVGITYKALPDDVRPGDTLLLDDGRLVLDVDQVARHEIFTRVRVGGVLGNSKGINRLGGGLSAPSLTDKDRKDIELASQMGVDYLAVSFPRSADDIREARLLLRGAGGEGGIIAKIERPEALECIDEIIEASDGIMIARGDLGVEIGDAELPAVQKRLITKARNMNRVAITATQMMETMSINPIPTRAEVFDVANAVLDGTDAVMLSGETAVGKYPVEAIEAMSRICLAAETQRLAKRSDHRIDTRFQRVDEAIAMATMYTANHLGVRAIAALSESGSTPLWMSRISSAIPIYALTGHDRTSRKVTLFRGVYPANIETTKTNHAKVNRDAVDVLKQRGVVQDGDLVIITKGDLMGVDGGTNAMKIVRVGELVDTE